The following coding sequences are from one Selenomonas sputigena ATCC 35185 window:
- a CDS encoding SAM-dependent methyltransferase — translation MREAGHTFLARMGKTKLRPGGIDATNWLLEKAKIQPSSKVLEVACNMGTTMILVAERYGCEVVGIDLDEAALEKARENIKKKKLEDKLSVVSGSAFALPFEDASFDVVINEAMLTMLIGADKGRALKEYSRVLKPGGVLLTHDVVFREEDPKVQHELMAGLSKAINVHVEPLTLAGWKETIEKHAFRTEQKHGDMTLLDPPGILHDEGAKGALKIMTNAMKKENRDMFTTMFDFFHDHAAQLGYVANFSTRV, via the coding sequence ATGCGTGAAGCAGGACATACCTTTTTGGCGAGAATGGGGAAGACGAAGCTGCGCCCGGGCGGCATCGACGCGACGAACTGGCTCTTGGAGAAGGCGAAGATTCAGCCGTCGTCCAAAGTTCTTGAAGTTGCGTGCAACATGGGGACGACGATGATCCTCGTCGCCGAGCGGTACGGCTGCGAAGTCGTCGGCATAGACCTCGATGAGGCGGCGCTCGAAAAAGCGCGTGAAAATATCAAGAAAAAGAAGCTCGAAGACAAGCTCTCCGTCGTCAGCGGCAGCGCTTTCGCGCTTCCCTTCGAGGATGCGAGCTTCGATGTCGTCATCAACGAGGCGATGCTCACGATGCTCATCGGTGCGGACAAGGGGCGCGCACTCAAGGAGTATTCGCGCGTCCTGAAGCCCGGCGGCGTCCTTCTGACGCACGACGTCGTCTTCCGCGAGGAAGACCCGAAGGTGCAGCACGAGCTTATGGCCGGGCTTTCCAAAGCGATCAACGTCCACGTCGAGCCGCTGACGCTTGCGGGATGGAAGGAAACGATCGAGAAGCATGCCTTCCGTACGGAGCAGAAGCACGGCGATATGACGCTCCTCGACCCGCCGGGCATCCTGCACGATGAGGGCGCGAAGGGCGCGCTGAAGATCATGACGAACGCCATGAAGAAGGAGAACCGCGACATGTTCACGACGATGTTCGACTTCTTCCACGACCACGCCGCCCAGCTCGGCTATGTGGCAAACTTCAGCACGCGGGTATAG
- a CDS encoding PTS transporter subunit IIABC, whose translation MKDEIFGVLQRVGRSFMLPVAILPIAGILLGLGASFTNATTIETYGLTALLGAGTPLHALLSIMASAGSTIFGNLPIIFAVGVAIGMAKAEKEVAALSAMIAFFVMHTACNAMLKIGGQILADGTIAPTVLEGTIAPSCGILSFQMGVFGGIIVGIGVAWLHNKYHKIVLPNALSFFGGSRFVPIISTIVFLFVGIAMYFVWPLAQQGIFALGGLVTGTGYIGTLIFGIIKRALIPFGLHHVFYLPFWQTGVGGSMMIDGQLVQGGQNIFFAQLASPDVTHFSSDATRYFSGEFIFMIFGLPGAALAMYRCARPEKQKVAGGLLLSAALTSMLTGITEPIEFSFLFVAPALFAVQVALAGAAYMIAHILNIAVGLTFSGGLLDLFIFGILQGEAKTGWMYIIPVGVVYFFLYYFIFSWMIRHFDFKTPGREDDDEETKLYSKADYQAQQGAAGAASGAGAADAKSAAIARGLGSKRNITSVDCCATRLRCSVADSSLVNEKLLKATGAVGVIVKGTGVQVIYGPQVAVIKSNLETYLETAPDVEPEATDAAEPTEKDTEKSSATNVSEENASAQESGAQEASAGETSAHTLFTPVAGEVHPIEEAPDEAFAGKMMGDGYFVYPTEETVYAPEDGEVVFVFDTKHAIGMKTADGTEYLLHIGVDTVALGGQGFEVFVEGGQKVKKGDRLMTFDDAYIKEHAKSDACLVIFTGLGEGRAVSLTKTGAVKALDEVGSC comes from the coding sequence ATGAAAGACGAAATTTTCGGCGTACTCCAGCGTGTCGGGCGCAGCTTCATGCTGCCCGTCGCCATCCTGCCGATCGCCGGCATACTCTTAGGTCTCGGCGCGTCGTTCACGAACGCCACGACCATCGAGACGTACGGCCTTACCGCCCTTCTCGGTGCAGGAACGCCGCTTCACGCGCTTCTCTCCATCATGGCGAGCGCGGGCAGCACGATCTTCGGCAACCTGCCGATCATCTTCGCCGTCGGCGTCGCCATCGGCATGGCGAAGGCGGAGAAGGAAGTCGCGGCGCTTTCTGCCATGATTGCCTTCTTCGTCATGCACACGGCGTGCAACGCCATGCTGAAGATCGGCGGGCAGATCCTCGCGGACGGCACGATCGCGCCCACGGTGCTCGAAGGCACGATTGCGCCGAGCTGCGGCATCCTGTCGTTTCAGATGGGTGTCTTCGGCGGCATCATCGTCGGCATTGGCGTCGCTTGGCTGCACAACAAGTACCACAAGATCGTGCTGCCGAACGCGCTGTCGTTCTTCGGTGGCTCACGCTTCGTGCCCATCATCTCGACGATCGTCTTCCTCTTCGTCGGCATCGCCATGTACTTTGTCTGGCCGCTCGCACAGCAGGGCATCTTCGCGCTCGGCGGCCTCGTGACGGGCACGGGCTACATCGGCACGCTGATCTTCGGCATCATCAAGCGCGCTCTGATCCCCTTCGGCCTGCACCACGTCTTCTATCTGCCGTTCTGGCAGACGGGCGTCGGCGGCTCGATGATGATCGACGGCCAGCTCGTCCAAGGCGGTCAGAACATCTTCTTCGCCCAGCTCGCTTCGCCCGATGTCACGCATTTCAGCTCGGATGCGACGCGCTACTTCTCGGGCGAGTTCATCTTCATGATCTTCGGCCTGCCGGGCGCGGCGCTTGCCATGTACCGCTGTGCGCGTCCCGAAAAGCAGAAGGTCGCGGGCGGCCTTCTGCTCTCGGCGGCTCTGACCTCGATGCTCACGGGCATCACCGAGCCGATTGAGTTCTCCTTCCTCTTCGTCGCACCCGCGCTCTTCGCCGTGCAGGTCGCGCTCGCAGGCGCCGCCTACATGATCGCGCACATCCTCAACATCGCCGTCGGTCTGACGTTCTCGGGCGGCCTCCTCGATCTCTTCATCTTCGGCATCCTGCAGGGCGAGGCGAAGACGGGCTGGATGTATATCATCCCGGTCGGCGTCGTCTACTTTTTCCTCTACTACTTCATCTTCTCGTGGATGATCCGCCACTTCGACTTCAAGACGCCGGGCCGCGAGGACGACGACGAGGAGACGAAGCTCTACTCGAAGGCTGACTACCAGGCACAGCAAGGCGCGGCGGGGGCAGCGTCCGGCGCAGGAGCAGCCGATGCCAAGAGCGCGGCGATCGCGCGCGGACTCGGCAGCAAGAGGAACATCACTTCCGTCGACTGCTGCGCGACGCGCCTTCGCTGCTCGGTCGCAGATTCCTCGCTCGTCAACGAGAAGCTCCTGAAGGCGACGGGCGCCGTCGGCGTCATCGTCAAGGGCACGGGCGTGCAGGTCATCTACGGCCCGCAGGTCGCCGTCATCAAGTCGAATCTTGAAACGTACCTCGAAACAGCGCCCGACGTCGAGCCGGAAGCGACGGACGCTGCAGAGCCGACGGAAAAGGACACAGAAAAATCCTCTGCGACAAACGTGTCTGAGGAAAACGCCTCGGCGCAGGAGTCGGGCGCGCAGGAAGCGTCTGCCGGTGAAACTAGCGCGCATACGCTCTTCACTCCTGTCGCAGGCGAGGTGCATCCGATCGAGGAAGCGCCCGACGAGGCATTCGCGGGCAAGATGATGGGCGACGGCTACTTCGTCTACCCGACGGAAGAAACGGTCTACGCGCCCGAGGACGGCGAAGTCGTCTTCGTCTTCGACACGAAGCACGCGATCGGCATGAAGACCGCCGACGGCACGGAGTATCTGCTGCACATCGGCGTCGACACCGTCGCGCTCGGCGGGCAGGGCTTCGAGGTCTTCGTCGAAGGCGGCCAGAAGGTCAAGAAGGGAGACCGCCTCATGACCTTCGACGACGCCTACATCAAGGAGCATGCGAAGTCCGACGCCTGCCTCGTCATCTTCACAGGACTCGGCGAAGGAAGAGCCGTAAGCCTCACGAAGACGGGCGCGGTCAAGGCGCTCGACGAGGTTGGCAGCTGCTGA
- a CDS encoding Hsp20/alpha crystallin family protein has product MFGLVPFAGRHDLAERSSANPFALFDAMRDSFFRDGFPAANWGAAAFKVDVKEMDDHYELTADLPGMKKEDVALHYENGYLTVAASRDESKDEKDEAGNYIRRERHTGEVSRSFYIDGIDEANIHAEFKDGVLQVKLPKAAGEPQRKQIEIH; this is encoded by the coding sequence ATGTTTGGACTGGTACCTTTTGCCGGACGTCATGATCTCGCGGAGCGCAGCAGCGCGAATCCGTTCGCACTCTTCGACGCGATGCGCGACTCTTTCTTCCGCGACGGCTTTCCCGCCGCGAACTGGGGCGCTGCCGCCTTCAAGGTGGACGTCAAGGAGATGGACGATCATTACGAGCTGACCGCCGATCTGCCGGGCATGAAGAAGGAGGATGTCGCTCTGCACTATGAGAACGGCTATCTGACCGTTGCCGCCTCGCGCGACGAGTCGAAGGACGAGAAGGATGAGGCGGGCAACTACATCCGCCGCGAGCGCCACACGGGCGAGGTCAGCCGCTCGTTCTACATCGACGGCATCGACGAAGCGAACATCCACGCGGAATTCAAGGACGGCGTGCTGCAGGTGAAGCTGCCGAAAGCAGCGGGCGAGCCTCAGCGCAAGCAGATTGAGATCCACTGA
- the rbr gene encoding rubrerythrin, which yields MELKGSQTEKNLWAAFAGESQAYTKYGYYASRAKKDGFEQISALFTETSGNEKEHAKIWFKLVAGIGTTAENLEAAADGEHEEWTSMYPEFAKVAREEGFTKIANLFEAVAKIEKEHEERYRLLLANVKDEKVFKKDEKIIWQCRNCGYVCESPQAPQVCPVCAHPQAYFEQLKKNY from the coding sequence ATGGAATTGAAGGGTTCACAGACCGAAAAGAATCTTTGGGCGGCATTTGCCGGTGAGTCGCAGGCCTATACGAAGTATGGCTACTATGCATCGCGTGCGAAGAAGGACGGCTTCGAGCAAATCTCGGCGCTTTTCACGGAGACTTCGGGCAACGAGAAGGAGCATGCGAAGATCTGGTTCAAGCTCGTCGCGGGCATCGGCACGACAGCGGAGAACCTTGAGGCGGCCGCTGACGGCGAGCACGAGGAATGGACGTCGATGTATCCCGAGTTTGCCAAGGTCGCAAGGGAAGAGGGCTTCACGAAGATCGCGAATCTCTTCGAGGCCGTCGCAAAGATCGAGAAGGAGCACGAGGAGCGCTATCGACTGCTGCTCGCAAACGTCAAGGATGAGAAGGTCTTCAAGAAGGATGAGAAGATCATCTGGCAGTGCCGCAACTGCGGCTACGTCTGCGAATCGCCGCAGGCGCCGCAGGTCTGTCCCGTCTGCGCCCATCCGCAGGCGTATTTTGAACAGCTCAAGAAGAATTATTGA
- the pflB gene encoding formate C-acetyltransferase: MTKAEWQGFNGGLWQEEINVRDFVQRNYTPYDGAEDFLAAPTEATNRLWQKLQELQRAERRKGGVLDMDTDIVSGLTSHGAGYIDESLKDLERIVGLQTDKPLKRAFMPYGGIKMAEESCRNYGYEPSERLHEIFTKYHKTHNQAVFDAYTPEIRRARHSHIITGLPDTYGRGRIVGDYRRVALYGIDRLIEAKKADHAEIGSDGVMSDDVIRLREEVAEQIRALGGMKEMAAIYGFDISRPARTAQEAVQWLYFGYLAAIKTQNGAAMSVGRISTFLDIYIERDMKEGRLTEAEAQELIDHLVMKFRMVKFARITSYNELFSGDPVWATLEVAGIGMDGRSMVTKNDFRFLHTLENMGPAPEPNLTVLYSEALPESFKRYAAKISIDTSSIQYENDDVMKPAWGDDYSICCCVSATQTGKEMQFFGARANLAKCLLYAINGGIDEKTGEQIAPAFAPVRADVLDYDDVLAKFSRMMEWLASVYVNALNLIQYMHDKYYYEAAEMALIDTDVRRTFATGIAGFSHVVDSLAAIKYARVRPVYSERGYVVDYEVEGDFPRYGNDDDRADDIARWLLKTFIEKVRARHTYRNSEPTTSILTITSNVVYGKYTGAMPDGRKAWTPLAPGANPSYGAEKSGLLASLNSVTKLPYEWALDGISNTQSMTPESLGHTEEERIDQLVRVLDGYFTQGAHHLNVNVFDRAKLLDAVDHPEKEEYQNFTIRVSGYAVKFISLTREQQLDVIARTFHEAM, encoded by the coding sequence ATGACCAAGGCAGAGTGGCAGGGATTCAACGGCGGACTTTGGCAGGAGGAGATCAATGTTCGCGACTTCGTGCAGAGGAACTACACGCCCTATGACGGCGCAGAAGATTTCCTCGCCGCGCCGACGGAGGCGACAAACCGCCTCTGGCAGAAGCTGCAGGAGCTGCAGCGTGCCGAGCGCCGGAAGGGCGGCGTGCTCGACATGGACACGGACATCGTCTCGGGACTGACCTCGCACGGCGCGGGATATATCGACGAATCGCTCAAAGATCTGGAACGAATCGTCGGCCTGCAGACGGACAAGCCGTTGAAGCGTGCCTTCATGCCCTACGGCGGCATCAAGATGGCGGAAGAGTCGTGCAGGAACTACGGCTACGAACCGAGCGAGCGTCTGCACGAAATCTTCACGAAGTACCACAAGACGCACAACCAGGCGGTCTTCGACGCCTACACGCCGGAGATTCGCCGCGCGCGCCACAGCCACATCATCACGGGGCTGCCCGACACCTATGGCCGCGGGCGCATCGTCGGCGACTACCGCCGCGTCGCGCTCTACGGCATCGACCGCCTCATCGAGGCGAAGAAGGCCGACCATGCGGAAATCGGTTCGGACGGCGTCATGTCCGACGACGTCATCCGCCTGCGCGAGGAAGTGGCCGAGCAGATCCGTGCGCTCGGCGGCATGAAGGAGATGGCGGCGATCTACGGCTTCGACATCTCGCGTCCAGCTCGGACGGCGCAGGAGGCCGTGCAGTGGCTCTACTTCGGCTACCTCGCCGCCATCAAGACGCAGAACGGCGCGGCGATGAGCGTCGGGCGCATCTCGACCTTCCTCGACATCTACATCGAGCGCGACATGAAGGAAGGCAGGCTCACGGAAGCTGAAGCGCAGGAGCTGATCGATCACCTCGTCATGAAGTTCCGCATGGTGAAGTTCGCGCGCATCACGAGCTACAACGAGCTGTTCTCGGGCGATCCCGTTTGGGCGACCCTCGAAGTCGCGGGCATCGGCATGGACGGGCGCTCCATGGTCACGAAGAACGATTTCCGCTTCCTGCACACGCTTGAAAACATGGGTCCTGCGCCCGAGCCGAACCTCACGGTGCTCTACTCCGAGGCTCTGCCTGAATCGTTCAAGCGCTATGCGGCGAAGATCTCCATCGACACGAGTTCCATCCAGTACGAGAACGACGATGTGATGAAGCCTGCGTGGGGTGACGACTATTCGATCTGCTGCTGCGTCTCCGCCACGCAGACGGGCAAGGAAATGCAGTTCTTCGGCGCGCGCGCCAACCTCGCGAAGTGCCTGCTCTACGCCATCAACGGCGGCATCGACGAGAAGACGGGCGAGCAGATAGCGCCGGCTTTCGCGCCCGTGCGCGCGGACGTGCTTGACTATGACGATGTGCTGGCGAAGTTCAGCCGCATGATGGAATGGCTCGCCTCCGTCTATGTGAACGCGCTGAACCTCATCCAGTACATGCACGACAAATATTATTACGAAGCGGCGGAAATGGCGCTCATCGACACCGACGTGCGCCGCACCTTCGCGACGGGCATCGCGGGCTTCTCGCACGTCGTCGATTCGCTCGCCGCCATCAAGTATGCGCGCGTGCGTCCCGTCTACAGCGAACGCGGCTACGTCGTCGACTACGAGGTCGAGGGCGACTTCCCGCGCTACGGCAACGACGACGACCGCGCCGACGACATCGCGCGCTGGCTCCTCAAAACCTTCATCGAGAAGGTTCGTGCCCGCCACACCTACCGCAACTCCGAGCCGACGACCTCGATCCTCACGATCACCTCGAACGTCGTCTACGGCAAGTATACGGGCGCCATGCCCGACGGAAGGAAGGCATGGACACCGCTCGCGCCCGGCGCAAATCCGAGCTACGGTGCGGAAAAGTCGGGGCTGCTCGCCTCCTTGAACTCCGTCACGAAGCTGCCCTACGAGTGGGCGCTCGACGGCATCTCCAACACGCAGAGCATGACGCCCGAATCGCTCGGACACACGGAAGAGGAGCGCATCGATCAGCTCGTGCGCGTGCTCGACGGCTACTTCACGCAGGGAGCGCACCACCTCAACGTCAACGTCTTCGACCGCGCGAAATTGCTCGACGCCGTCGACCACCCCGAGAAGGAAGAATATCAGAACTTCACGATCCGCGTCTCGGGCTACGCCGTGAAGTTCATCAGCCTCACGCGCGAGCAGCAGCTGGACGTCATCGCACGCACCTTCCATGAGGCCATGTGA
- a CDS encoding VOC family protein — protein MNIKHIDHIVITTQDLEQCLAFYEGVLGMEHRERDGRHALHFGNAKFNIHVQKGEFQPAAKHPTCGSLDLCLIADGSIDDIRRELEAKGAPIELGIVERTGAKGHIDSIYLRDPDGNLVEISVYSQG, from the coding sequence ATGAACATCAAGCACATCGACCACATCGTTATCACGACGCAGGATCTCGAACAATGCCTTGCCTTCTACGAAGGCGTGCTCGGCATGGAGCATCGCGAAAGGGACGGCCGCCATGCGCTACATTTCGGCAATGCGAAGTTCAACATCCATGTGCAAAAGGGCGAGTTCCAGCCTGCCGCAAAGCATCCGACCTGTGGCAGTCTTGACCTCTGTCTGATTGCTGACGGCTCGATTGACGACATCCGGCGCGAGCTTGAGGCGAAGGGCGCACCCATCGAACTCGGCATCGTCGAGCGCACAGGCGCAAAAGGGCACATCGACAGTATCTATCTGCGCGATCCCGACGGTAATCTCGTGGAAATCAGCGTGTATTCGCAGGGATAA